The Vigna angularis cultivar LongXiaoDou No.4 chromosome 6, ASM1680809v1, whole genome shotgun sequence genome contains the following window.
CTGTGTCCTCCTAGGCCTTGGAAAGTTTTGAAGCTTTTTCCACATGCAGCACATTTATACCAATCTGCTTTCTCTTGACTTGCTGCTTTCTCAGATTCCGAGTCTTTTGTCCTTGAATTCAGTACCAATTTCTTACCGTTCTTCCCTTTCTTATCCATATTAATCTTCTTTACATCAGAAGGACCAACATGATCTTGCATAGTTGGGGTAACAGATTCAccattcaaatcatcaaaactcttcatcttcttctcatCATGGTTATGCTCAACCCCAGATTCAGATAAACCCTTGCACCTGTTCAGCCTATTACCCTCACCATCACATTCCCCAACCCCATTAGACGTGCTTCCCAAATTCAATTCacctttaaataaaaactttatcTTCTTCACCTTATCTTTCTTACTGGGTGACGATTCAAAAGTCTTCCTTTTGCACTGCTTGATTAGGGTTGGGGCACTCTTTGGCGGCACTTCATCCTTCTTGGGGAAAACCCTATTCCGCTCGTGACTAGAAAAATACTTAGAACAACTCATGTAGAAAAGAGTCTCAGCAGCCTGATACGCACCGATAGAGCTTCTGCCTCTTGTACCTTTACAAAGCCAGCTGGGTGAAGTACACATTAAAAGATCAATCTCATTTCTGCGATGTTCATAAAGTGAGATCAGTCGGTCGCCACCATCATCAACATCGTGATCGTCCTTGTTCTTCTCCATTGAATCAGaattgaaggaagaagaagaagaatagtagtaagaagaagaaggagaagatgaGTTCTTTTGAGTAGGAGGGGACACACCCCTCCATGGTCTCTCAGGATGAGACCGCATGTGACCAAACAAAGCATTCTTGGTGGGAAATTCCTTCTTGCAAATACAACAAATGTGTTTGCCATCATCATCGTCAAAATCACAGATAACCCTAATGTTATTATCACCAGAAGGTTTTGATGTGTGATTATCAGTGAAACGGGTCTTTACCTTCTTTTGTTGCTGCTGTTTCATAAAGTGGGATCTTCTGTGACCACCTAAAGCCTTGCCGCAGCCAAAAATCTTGAGGCAGATATCACACTGACTCAGTTTTGGGGAAGGGTTTTCCTCATCCGCCACTGATTCAACTTCAGCTTTGCAAGAACCCAAAACGGatctcttcatcttctctttcgTGCAAGAATCCAAAACGTGATCAGAAACTGCTTGTTTACCATTATCTCTGCGATCCATCTTAGAAACACAGAAAACCAAAGAATGAGCTAGGGTTAAGAAGAAAGAACAATCTGAAACTAAAAAtcaaagaaggaaaaataaaaatgctaCAATCATGCACCAAAGAAACCTTTTTACCTTTAGAGTGATTCAAGAGAGATGAGAATTGAAGGGTGAGAAGGTAGAAAATTGTGGAACAAATCCGAAGAACAGAAACTTAGAGTGTTTGTTGGATTATTCCGAAGATTCACAGAGATAAAAGgaagataaaataatcatcTTAACTGAGAAGAGGGGAGAAAGAACACAGGAGAGAGAAAGCCGCAAAGATATAATCTCTCACAAAGAGATGCAGCAATTAAGTGAGTattcaatattttcaaaaataacagATTTCATGCTGCCAATGACTctttaattatcttaattaatctttttttttatctctgaTATAGAAATATTTTCTAGGTCAAATTATCTTTCAAAGCTTTCTGtctcaaatatattattactctaattttatttcttcacCCTAATTACTCAGAAAATCTTTATTTCTTGTGAGAATATTGACATAATCTCTTTCctgtatattaaaatatagcTTCTTCCCAAACTGTTTTCtctattttaaactttttaatataatccACTCTCTTTTCTCCAATGTTTATCTTCCACGTgtcttctttattttattaaatctcTTTCACACTTTAATATGAGAAATTAGTGTTTTCTTCTGCTGAACTCAATGGCTCCTGTCTAATTTCACACACAAAATACTTGTTCAATACATCTTAATATTTAGACTAATAAGGCCtaagaattttttaaataattatttatgatattaaattacatattaatttctattttcatttctacgataatttttttgttatttaaggAGTTCAAGATTGTTATGTAATACatatatacaatttttcttGCTCTACTAGGTTGAGAACAATGTTGTTTAGAGAAAATTGAACTAGTACTTGGTTGTTCTTTTCATAATACAATGTCaacaaattttgtatatataaaaaaaatgaagaaatccaaatatttcattataactTTTCCAGATTGCTATatcaatcaatatttttaaattatatttttttatttttaaattcaccACTAGattgtaaattattttgacataaataatgtatacatttttttataaaattattagtgatatatatatatatatataattgataaaatatatatttttcaaagtttaatacaatatattattattattatttttcttaaattttaattttatataagtaataataataataacatgataataaaatttattttttatatgaattcatgataacaattatatatatatatatatagatatatatagatatatagatatatatagataaagaTGTAGATAGATAGATAGTTAGATAGATAAACAGATATGTATAGATAGCTTTCAATATTGTCATACGGTATCATCGTGTTAGTTAAAACCAACCTATACAATTTTCCAAGAAAAACCTGTTAGATTAGATAATGTACAAAATTTGAGCCAACAACAATTACCGTGTGATACAGAAAAGATATATTTAGCAACCTTTTATTTAcaactaataaatttatatatatatatatatatatatatatatatatatatatatatatatatatatatatatatatatatatatatatataagtctaACTTTACCAGATATTTATTGTTAATAAGTGAATgttgtaattataatttatcatgATTATGCACATTAACTGTATtagaattgaaaaaataataatacgatttaattattcatattttaatatatttaaaaaatatgtatgttttagtttattatatataattaagtatcaaataaatttatattgatataaatttttgtatatataatgtATTTGGTAAGATCAATGAACTAGCTACTAATTTATTTAACTACTTTACagactattttaattaatataaatttaaagtaatttattttaagaacttctaaattataagttataagTAGCTTTTAGCTACATttga
Protein-coding sequences here:
- the LOC108344105 gene encoding uncharacterized protein LOC108344105 is translated as MDRRDNGKQAVSDHVLDSCTKEKMKRSVLGSCKAEVESVADEENPSPKLSQCDICLKIFGCGKALGGHRRSHFMKQQQQKKVKTRFTDNHTSKPSGDNNIRVICDFDDDDGKHICCICKKEFPTKNALFGHMRWLCKGTRGRSSIGAYQAAETLFYMSCSKYFSSHERNRVFPKKDEVPPKSAPTLIKQCKRKTFESSPSKKDKVKKIKFLFKGELNLGSTSNGVGECDGEGNRLNRCKGLSESGVEHNHDEKKMKSFDDLNGESVTPTMQDHVGPSDVKKINMDKKGKNGKKLVLNSRTKDSESEKAASQEKADWYKCAACGKSFKTFQGLGGHRSVHKEKNTVSIDEPNPSEAVAEQNNSSSSSNMNKMEDPLFNETTLADQPCQSSGVKKLNFDLNELPCANDED